The following are encoded together in the Robertmurraya sp. FSL R5-0851 genome:
- a CDS encoding NAD kinase: MSNRRNIFFYHKKDSDMLETVSPLYELAAKQGFTIVKDHKDANIVVSIGGDGTFLQAVRKTGFREDCLYAGISTTESLKVYCDFHINETDKMIEATTNEQIEVRRYPTIDVLVDGQMSFQCLNEFSIRSSIIKTFVLEVFIDDLHFETFRGDGMIVSTPTGSTAYSKSVNGAVVDPFLPSIQVSELASLNTNYYRTLGSPFILSGERKLSLRVVQDGNDHPTMGMDNEALSLQHVERVDIQLSEKRIKTVKLKDNSFWEKVKRTFL, encoded by the coding sequence ATGTCTAACCGTCGAAATATTTTTTTCTATCACAAAAAAGATTCGGATATGTTAGAAACGGTTTCACCACTTTATGAGCTTGCAGCAAAGCAAGGATTTACAATAGTCAAAGATCACAAAGACGCAAATATTGTTGTCAGTATCGGTGGGGATGGAACGTTCTTACAAGCTGTTAGAAAAACCGGCTTTCGTGAGGACTGTTTATATGCAGGTATTTCTACCACTGAAAGCTTAAAAGTTTACTGTGATTTCCATATCAATGAAACAGATAAAATGATTGAGGCAACAACAAATGAACAAATAGAAGTAAGACGCTATCCAACCATTGATGTGTTGGTGGATGGACAAATGTCCTTTCAATGTTTAAACGAGTTTAGTATTCGCTCTTCTATTATTAAAACATTCGTTCTAGAAGTATTTATTGATGACCTTCATTTCGAAACCTTTCGTGGTGACGGGATGATCGTTTCTACACCGACAGGCAGTACAGCATACAGTAAATCAGTCAATGGAGCTGTAGTTGACCCATTCCTGCCGTCGATCCAAGTAAGTGAGCTTGCGTCCTTAAATACGAATTATTATCGTACGCTAGGATCTCCCTTTATCTTAAGCGGAGAGAGAAAGCTTTCTTTAAGAGTTGTACAAGATGGAAACGATCACCCAACAATGGGCATGGACAATGAAGCCCTCAGTTTGCAACATGTGGAGAGGGTGGATATCCAACTCAGTGAAAAGAGAATTAAAACGGTGAAATTGAAGGATAATTCGTTCTGGGAAAAAGTGAAGAGAACATTCTTATAA
- a CDS encoding nuclease-related domain-containing protein, whose product MIIKQRTVPKELLILRYLDKRMKLLEVDRLEKLEKGYAGELQWDYLMTNGLSSPNYLMMNDLLLTNSGGHTFQIDSLLLKRKFIIFEVKNFDGEYFLENNRWYTIKKVEIQSPLIQLQRTETAFRRLLKDLGINIPVEAYLVFVNPEFTLFHAPIQSSILLPSQLNRFIQSSNRDVYSISAQDEALAEKIVSCHLDKNPYERLPNYSYQELTKGIPCSLCGKFLFPYSQSYIYCKSCGYKESVEAAVLRNVLEYQKLFPDKQLTTNGVSDWCGGVVSEKSVRRILKKQFISQSSKRYTYFI is encoded by the coding sequence TTGATCATAAAACAAAGAACGGTACCGAAAGAACTCTTGATTTTAAGGTACTTGGATAAACGAATGAAATTACTAGAGGTTGATCGGCTTGAAAAATTGGAAAAAGGGTATGCCGGAGAATTGCAGTGGGATTACCTAATGACTAATGGGCTATCATCCCCCAATTATTTAATGATGAATGATTTATTACTTACAAATAGTGGTGGACATACATTTCAAATTGACTCATTGCTCTTGAAAAGGAAGTTTATCATTTTTGAAGTGAAAAATTTTGACGGAGAATATTTTTTAGAAAATAATCGTTGGTATACGATTAAGAAAGTGGAAATCCAAAGCCCCCTCATACAACTCCAGAGAACCGAAACCGCCTTTAGAAGATTATTAAAAGACCTAGGCATAAACATCCCCGTTGAAGCTTATCTAGTATTTGTAAACCCCGAGTTCACTCTCTTTCATGCACCCATTCAATCTTCTATTTTACTTCCAAGTCAATTAAATCGGTTTATACAGAGTTCCAATCGCGATGTTTATAGTATTTCTGCTCAGGATGAAGCTCTTGCAGAGAAAATTGTCTCATGCCACTTGGATAAGAACCCCTATGAACGATTGCCTAATTATAGTTATCAAGAGTTAACAAAAGGAATTCCTTGCTCCTTATGTGGAAAGTTTCTTTTTCCATATAGTCAATCATATATATACTGTAAATCTTGCGGTTATAAGGAATCCGTTGAAGCAGCTGTGCTAAGAAACGTACTCGAATATCAAAAACTGTTTCCTGATAAACAGTTAACCACTAATGGTGTATCTGACTGGTGCGGTGGGGTCGTGTCCGAAAAATCTGTACGACGAATACTAAAGAAACAATTTATTAGTCAAAGCTCGAAGCGATACACTTACTTTATTTAG
- the rarD gene encoding EamA family transporter RarD, translating to MERNEIKTGAFQAGLSYLLWGILPIYWKLLDHVNAEDILANRIFWSFAFMMVVLFFSKKIRNLISVLKGFKQNRKEMYALIIASLLISTNWFIYIWAVNHHHMIEASLGYYINPLVSVLLGVIFLKEKLSPAQYVSFIIAGVGVLILGISYGKFPWISIVLAFSFGVYGLAKKMIKVDSAVGLTLETLVVTPFAFAYMVFLFFNGEHALFAGSVTTDLLLVGAGAATALPLLYFAKGAQKIPLSMLGLLQYIAPTITLLLGVLVYGEHFTKHHLQAFVFIWSALTIYSLSRTKLFANSAGSLRKRFGA from the coding sequence ATGGAGAGAAATGAAATAAAAACAGGTGCGTTTCAAGCGGGCCTTTCGTATTTATTATGGGGAATTTTACCGATTTACTGGAAGCTACTTGATCATGTAAACGCAGAAGATATTTTAGCCAATCGTATCTTTTGGTCCTTTGCATTTATGATGGTAGTTTTATTTTTTTCAAAAAAGATCAGGAATTTAATTTCCGTTCTAAAAGGTTTTAAGCAAAATCGTAAAGAAATGTACGCACTAATTATTGCTTCTTTATTAATTAGTACCAACTGGTTTATTTATATATGGGCTGTGAATCATCATCATATGATTGAAGCTAGCCTTGGGTATTATATTAACCCGTTAGTCAGTGTTCTATTAGGTGTCATATTCTTAAAGGAGAAGCTTTCTCCTGCTCAGTATGTTTCCTTTATTATCGCTGGAGTTGGGGTATTGATTTTAGGAATATCGTACGGGAAGTTTCCATGGATTTCGATTGTATTAGCATTCTCCTTTGGGGTATATGGACTGGCGAAGAAAATGATTAAAGTTGATTCTGCTGTGGGTTTAACATTAGAAACGTTGGTTGTTACCCCATTTGCGTTTGCATATATGGTTTTCTTATTTTTCAATGGGGAGCATGCGTTATTTGCAGGTTCTGTAACAACTGATCTATTATTGGTCGGAGCTGGAGCAGCGACTGCCTTGCCGCTTCTGTATTTTGCAAAAGGAGCGCAAAAGATTCCGTTATCCATGTTAGGATTGCTGCAATATATCGCGCCGACAATCACTCTATTATTAGGAGTTCTTGTATACGGAGAGCACTTTACCAAGCACCACTTACAAGCGTTTGTCTTTATCTGGTCCGCCTTAACTATATACTCACTATCCCGCACCAAACTATTTGCCAACTCTGCAGGATCACTCAGGAAAAGATTTGGGGCATGA
- the mbcS gene encoding acyl-CoA synthetase MbcS yields the protein MKREDLLAPEKYNLVSEMERFSDDHERVALIWEDESGCKKQITYQHLLLNANKIGNVFFSEGLKQGVVVLIVVPRLIEAYEVYIAALKAGLVVIPSSEMLRTKDFQYRIQHGDVKAVVSYYPYIEQFNQIEECKGIPRFVIGGKADGWKTLENEMMVASTEFELASTRSDDMAFLSYTSGTTGNPKGVVHTHGWAYAHLRTAAPNWLCIEEGDRVWATAGPGWQKWIWSPFLSVLGSGATGFVYNGKFDPSKYLTLLQDNKISVLCCTPTEYRLMAKVENIHEYHLNNLHSAVSAGEPLNRNVIDTFKKHFGLDVRDGYGQTENTLLVGITKEMTLKAGSMGKPTPGNNVEIINEYGEICEIGEVGDIAVHVETPALFKNYYKDAERTAMQFRGNYYITGDKAKKDEDGYFWFEGRGDDIIISSGYTIGPFEVEDALVKHPFVKECAVVASPDEVRGSIVKAFVVLKEGVDEKDPELISTLQSHVKELTAPYKYPRKIDFIKELPKTTSGKIRRVELRRKEQELASQN from the coding sequence GTGAAACGAGAAGATTTACTAGCACCTGAAAAATATAATTTAGTAAGTGAAATGGAAAGATTTTCTGACGATCACGAAAGAGTTGCCCTGATTTGGGAAGATGAGTCGGGATGTAAAAAACAAATCACGTATCAACATTTATTATTGAATGCAAATAAAATTGGGAACGTTTTCTTTTCTGAGGGTTTAAAGCAAGGTGTTGTTGTTCTAATTGTTGTGCCTAGATTAATTGAAGCCTATGAAGTATATATTGCAGCGCTTAAAGCTGGGCTCGTTGTTATTCCTAGCTCAGAAATGCTGCGTACAAAGGACTTTCAATATCGTATTCAACACGGAGACGTAAAGGCAGTTGTAAGTTATTATCCTTATATTGAGCAATTTAATCAGATAGAAGAGTGTAAAGGTATCCCTCGATTTGTCATTGGTGGAAAAGCGGATGGGTGGAAGACGTTAGAAAATGAAATGATGGTGGCTTCTACAGAATTCGAATTAGCATCTACTAGAAGTGATGATATGGCATTCTTATCTTATACTTCAGGAACAACAGGTAATCCAAAAGGGGTTGTTCACACGCATGGCTGGGCTTATGCTCATCTGAGAACAGCAGCTCCTAACTGGTTATGCATTGAGGAAGGAGATCGTGTATGGGCAACGGCAGGACCTGGATGGCAAAAGTGGATTTGGAGTCCATTTTTATCAGTGTTAGGCTCAGGGGCAACTGGATTTGTTTACAATGGTAAGTTTGATCCAAGCAAATACTTGACCTTATTGCAAGATAACAAAATTAGCGTACTATGCTGTACTCCGACTGAATACCGTTTGATGGCTAAGGTAGAAAATATTCATGAGTATCATTTGAACAATCTTCATAGTGCGGTATCTGCTGGTGAGCCTTTAAATAGGAATGTAATTGACACGTTTAAAAAACATTTCGGGCTTGATGTTCGTGACGGATATGGTCAAACAGAGAATACATTACTAGTAGGAATTACAAAAGAGATGACGTTGAAGGCTGGATCGATGGGAAAACCGACCCCGGGAAATAATGTGGAAATTATTAATGAATATGGTGAGATTTGTGAGATAGGTGAGGTTGGTGATATTGCAGTCCATGTTGAAACCCCAGCTTTATTTAAAAATTATTACAAGGACGCGGAAAGAACTGCCATGCAGTTTCGTGGAAACTACTATATAACTGGTGACAAAGCGAAAAAGGATGAAGACGGGTATTTCTGGTTTGAAGGTCGCGGCGATGATATTATTATCAGCTCTGGTTATACAATTGGGCCATTCGAAGTAGAAGATGCTCTAGTGAAGCATCCTTTTGTGAAGGAATGCGCTGTAGTAGCAAGTCCGGATGAAGTACGAGGGAGTATCGTAAAAGCGTTTGTTGTTCTAAAAGAAGGGGTAGATGAAAAGGATCCCGAGCTGATTAGCACCCTTCAAAGCCATGTCAAAGAGTTAACAGCTCCATATAAATATCCGCGGAAAATTGACTTTATCAAAGAACTGCCGAAAACAACCTCTGGAAAGATTCGCAGAGTCGAGTTAAGAAGGAAAGAGCAGGAGCTGGCTAGTCAAAATTAA
- a CDS encoding alpha/beta-type small acid-soluble spore protein translates to MANNNNSNQLLVAGAQQAIDQMKYEIATEFGVNLGAETTSRANGSVGGEITKRLVSFAQQSMSGRQ, encoded by the coding sequence ATGGCAAACAACAACAATTCAAATCAATTACTTGTAGCTGGTGCTCAACAAGCTATCGACCAAATGAAGTACGAAATCGCTACTGAGTTTGGTGTTAACTTAGGTGCTGAAACAACTTCTCGTGCTAACGGATCTGTTGGTGGAGAAATTACAAAACGCCTAGTTTCTTTTGCTCAACAATCTATGAGCGGAAGACAATAA
- the thiI gene encoding tRNA uracil 4-sulfurtransferase ThiI, whose translation MNYDRILIRYGEISTKGRNRTKFVEKLKRSAKRALTKFPNIIIETTRDRMYILLNGENGEGIIEKLKILPGIQSFSPVIKTSLDLEEVKEAALQLFLNNYKVGDTFKISTRRANKDYPLDTGQLNYALGSHILQNVPDLKVDVKNPTIDVQVEVRTEAVYLSIETIMGAGGMPIGSSGKAMLMLSGGIDSPVAGYMAMKRGVEIEAVHFFSPPFTSERSKQKVVELAEKLSLLNGGYFTLHIVPFTAIQQLIQKQIPENYTMTATRRMMLRITDEIRRKFEGLAIVTGESLGQVASQTLESMLAINDVTSTPILRPLITMDKSEIINIAKTIDTHHISIQPYEDCCTVFVPAAPKTKPKLEKVQYYESFVDFEQLIQEAVDKVETIQIKPDDDKKDQVFGELF comes from the coding sequence ATGAATTACGATCGAATTTTAATAAGGTACGGTGAAATATCAACAAAGGGACGAAATCGTACGAAGTTTGTTGAAAAGTTGAAAAGAAGTGCAAAGCGTGCACTAACCAAATTTCCTAACATCATTATTGAGACAACTAGGGACCGTATGTATATTTTGTTAAATGGGGAAAATGGTGAGGGAATTATCGAGAAGTTAAAAATCCTTCCTGGCATTCAATCCTTTAGTCCGGTCATTAAGACTAGCCTGGATCTCGAGGAAGTTAAAGAAGCAGCGTTACAATTATTCTTAAACAACTATAAAGTAGGAGATACTTTTAAAATTTCAACTAGACGCGCGAATAAGGACTATCCTCTTGATACAGGGCAACTAAATTATGCTCTTGGTTCTCACATTTTACAAAATGTCCCTGATCTAAAGGTAGATGTGAAAAATCCAACCATTGACGTTCAGGTTGAGGTACGTACAGAAGCTGTTTATCTCTCAATCGAAACGATTATGGGGGCAGGTGGAATGCCTATCGGATCTAGTGGGAAGGCCATGTTGATGCTATCTGGTGGAATTGATAGCCCTGTTGCTGGCTATATGGCCATGAAAAGAGGGGTAGAAATAGAGGCTGTTCATTTCTTTAGTCCGCCTTTTACAAGTGAGCGTTCCAAACAAAAGGTAGTTGAATTGGCAGAAAAGTTGTCATTACTAAATGGTGGGTACTTTACTCTCCATATCGTTCCTTTTACGGCTATTCAACAGCTTATTCAAAAGCAAATACCAGAAAACTATACCATGACGGCAACAAGACGGATGATGCTTCGGATAACAGATGAAATTCGCCGCAAATTTGAAGGGTTAGCCATCGTTACGGGGGAAAGCTTGGGCCAAGTAGCAAGTCAAACCTTAGAAAGTATGCTAGCGATTAATGATGTTACATCTACACCAATTTTAAGACCTTTAATCACTATGGATAAGTCTGAAATAATTAATATCGCAAAAACGATTGATACCCATCATATCTCCATTCAACCTTATGAAGACTGCTGTACTGTTTTTGTGCCTGCCGCTCCGAAAACAAAACCAAAGCTTGAAAAAGTTCAATATTACGAAAGCTTTGTAGACTTTGAACAGTTGATACAAGAAGCGGTTGATAAAGTTGAAACCATTCAAATAAAACCCGATGACGATAAAAAGGATCAAGTATTTGGAGAATTATTCTAA
- a CDS encoding cysteine desulfurase family protein, whose protein sequence is MIYFDNSATTKPFPEVVDSFVKVSSEFFGNPSSIQRLGVEAESLLAQARKQIGELLQVNPREVYFTSGGTESNNLAIKGTALMYRNRGKHIITSAVEHASVREAFQQLKELGFRITVVPVDTEGRVSISDIEDAICHDTILVSIMHVNNEVGTIQPIKEIGNMLKGYSKILFHVDYVQGVGKVALDIQRYHIDLCSISAHKFHGLKGTGVLVVREGVQISPLFSGGNQEWKLRSGTENVAGAVSMAKALRLTLQSYKTKLSQISEVQSYLLKELQALEDIVIHTPSKGQAPHIINFSVKGFRGEVFVHALEEKGLIVSTTSACSSKKKAISHTLLAMNVSKEVAESAIRMSLSYENTLEEASKAVSIIQTTATELREVMH, encoded by the coding sequence ATGATTTATTTTGATAATAGTGCAACAACCAAACCATTTCCAGAAGTTGTGGATTCATTTGTAAAAGTTTCAAGTGAATTTTTTGGGAATCCTTCATCTATTCAACGATTAGGTGTAGAAGCGGAGAGCTTGTTAGCGCAAGCTAGAAAACAAATAGGTGAGCTTTTACAGGTAAATCCGAGAGAGGTTTACTTTACATCTGGAGGTACGGAGAGCAATAACTTAGCAATTAAAGGTACTGCACTTATGTATCGAAACAGAGGGAAACATATTATTACATCAGCGGTTGAGCATGCATCCGTTAGAGAGGCGTTTCAACAGCTGAAGGAATTAGGATTTCGAATAACGGTTGTTCCAGTGGATACGGAAGGGAGAGTTTCTATTTCCGATATAGAAGATGCCATCTGTCACGATACGATCTTAGTGTCGATCATGCATGTAAATAATGAGGTAGGTACGATTCAGCCTATTAAAGAAATCGGCAACATGCTAAAAGGCTATTCCAAAATATTATTTCATGTGGATTATGTACAAGGCGTTGGAAAAGTAGCACTCGATATTCAAAGATATCATATTGATCTCTGCTCGATATCCGCTCACAAATTTCATGGTTTAAAGGGAACAGGCGTGTTAGTCGTCCGTGAAGGGGTCCAAATTTCTCCGCTTTTTTCTGGAGGAAATCAAGAATGGAAGCTCCGAAGTGGGACGGAGAATGTTGCTGGAGCGGTTTCAATGGCAAAAGCATTGAGACTAACTTTACAAAGTTACAAAACAAAATTAAGTCAAATTAGCGAAGTTCAAAGTTATCTTCTTAAAGAACTACAAGCGCTTGAAGATATTGTTATTCATACTCCAAGCAAGGGGCAAGCTCCTCATATCATTAATTTCTCTGTAAAAGGGTTTAGAGGAGAAGTATTTGTACATGCGTTAGAAGAGAAAGGGTTAATTGTCTCGACCACAAGCGCATGTTCTTCAAAAAAGAAGGCCATAAGCCATACACTATTGGCTATGAATGTCTCAAAAGAGGTCGCAGAAAGTGCGATTCGAATGAGTTTATCGTATGAAAACACTCTTGAAGAGGCAAGTAAGGCGGTTTCTATTATACAAACAACAGCTACTGAACTAAGAGAGGTTATGCACTAA
- the ezrA gene encoding septation ring formation regulator EzrA: protein MEYIIGGLVLLLALYVIGYMMKKKLYKEIDRLENWKIDITNRPVLDEMSKVKQLNMTGETEELFENWRNDWDDIVTSQLPEVEEYLFDAEEYIDRYRFNKAKQVQRAIDSHLRETEDKIQQLLDEINELVGSEEKNRIEIEELKEVYRERRKTLLAHRHNFGRAEAKLEVLLDEIVACFTNFEERTENGDYLQAREVVLLIQSKTDELSKKMDAIPNLLIECQSSIPSEIENLRDGFREMQNQGYPLEHLHFEEELEKLHLEVNECLELIEQTEIDELQKKIDDVKDKMEVIYDQLEQEVNAKRFVIENEDPTRSMLFAVKEENNVLKFEVQEVQQSYHLEDSEVEGQVQFEKKLAQLMKRFEVLEHKIVADETALTILKDELAEFKQELEKLNLEQKEYAEKLQTLRKDEIAARETVVELSKKIADCIRLVNKSNIPGLPEEYRYLLEDARESISNVKTKLEEKPLNIPTVQKYLEVAVMTVDKVYDHTSQLIETVLLSEKVIQYGNRYRSSYPAVQKALVDAELAFRSYDYQAALEVAATSIEEVEPGALKRIEALLQETV, encoded by the coding sequence ATGGAGTACATAATCGGGGGCTTAGTTCTTTTACTAGCTCTGTACGTGATTGGATATATGATGAAAAAAAAGCTTTATAAAGAAATTGACCGTTTGGAGAACTGGAAAATAGATATTACGAATCGCCCAGTCCTTGATGAAATGTCGAAGGTCAAACAGCTAAATATGACGGGTGAAACAGAAGAGCTATTTGAGAACTGGAGAAATGATTGGGATGACATTGTAACCAGTCAACTACCAGAGGTAGAAGAGTATCTATTTGATGCAGAGGAATACATTGATCGCTACCGCTTTAATAAAGCCAAACAGGTACAGCGTGCCATTGATTCTCATTTAAGAGAAACAGAAGATAAAATTCAACAGTTACTTGATGAAATCAATGAATTGGTTGGAAGTGAAGAGAAAAATAGAATCGAAATTGAAGAGTTAAAAGAGGTGTATCGTGAGCGCCGCAAAACTCTCCTTGCACACCGTCATAATTTTGGCCGTGCAGAAGCGAAGTTAGAAGTCCTTCTTGATGAAATAGTAGCATGTTTTACTAATTTTGAGGAAAGAACGGAAAACGGCGATTATCTGCAAGCACGTGAGGTTGTGCTATTAATTCAGTCAAAGACAGATGAATTGAGCAAAAAGATGGATGCTATTCCAAATTTACTTATAGAATGCCAATCAAGTATTCCTTCAGAAATCGAGAATCTGAGAGACGGATTCCGTGAAATGCAAAATCAAGGATACCCTCTCGAGCATCTTCATTTTGAAGAGGAGTTAGAAAAACTTCATTTAGAAGTAAATGAATGTTTAGAGTTAATTGAACAGACCGAAATTGATGAACTTCAAAAGAAAATAGATGATGTAAAGGATAAGATGGAAGTTATTTATGATCAATTGGAACAAGAGGTTAATGCCAAGCGGTTTGTTATTGAAAACGAAGACCCAACGAGAAGTATGTTATTCGCAGTAAAAGAAGAAAATAATGTACTAAAGTTCGAAGTGCAGGAAGTACAACAAAGTTATCACCTTGAAGACAGTGAAGTAGAAGGGCAAGTGCAGTTTGAAAAGAAACTTGCTCAGTTAATGAAACGATTTGAAGTATTAGAACACAAAATTGTAGCTGATGAAACGGCCCTTACGATACTAAAAGATGAGCTAGCCGAGTTCAAGCAAGAACTAGAAAAATTAAATCTAGAGCAAAAAGAATACGCTGAAAAACTACAAACACTTAGAAAAGATGAAATTGCAGCACGTGAGACAGTAGTTGAACTTTCCAAAAAAATTGCTGATTGCATTCGTCTTGTAAATAAAAGTAATATTCCAGGTCTTCCAGAAGAGTATCGATATTTATTAGAGGATGCGAGAGAAAGCATTTCAAATGTAAAAACAAAACTAGAAGAAAAGCCGTTAAATATACCTACCGTTCAAAAATATTTAGAAGTGGCTGTTATGACGGTAGATAAAGTATACGACCATACCTCTCAGCTTATTGAAACGGTTCTCTTATCTGAAAAGGTTATACAGTATGGCAATAGATACAGAAGCAGTTATCCGGCTGTACAAAAAGCTTTGGTTGATGCGGAACTGGCTTTTAGAAGCTATGATTATCAAGCAGCACTGGAAGTTGCTGCAACCTCTATTGAGGAAGTAGAGCCTGGTGCATTAAAGCGAATTGAAGCTTTATTACAAGAAACGGTATAA
- the hisJ gene encoding histidinol-phosphatase HisJ — translation MRDGHVHSKFCPHGSKDAFQTYIEHAMELGITTISFTEHAPLPAGFTDPTPLQDSAMKMEDLPAYLEELAILRDKYRGKITIHTGLEVDYIEGFEKETTEFLNKYGPFLTDSILSVHFLKHEGQYDCLDYSPDVFGDMIKRYGGIEKVYEAYYRTLLLSIKSNLGSHKPKRIGHITLVNKFQKKYPCPVSFNKEIRNILLEVQQNNYELDYNGAGTAKPLCLEPYPPTAIANQAIQLNIPMIYGSDAHQAKELLQGYEQLLRS, via the coding sequence ATGCGTGATGGTCATGTTCATTCAAAGTTTTGTCCCCATGGTTCAAAAGATGCTTTTCAAACTTATATTGAGCACGCAATGGAACTTGGTATTACCACCATTTCATTTACGGAACACGCACCTCTCCCTGCTGGCTTTACCGATCCAACCCCCCTTCAAGACAGCGCCATGAAAATGGAGGATTTACCGGCATATTTAGAGGAGCTAGCTATTCTAAGAGATAAATATAGAGGAAAAATCACCATACATACTGGTTTAGAAGTAGATTACATTGAGGGATTTGAAAAAGAAACAACAGAATTTCTAAACAAATACGGTCCTTTTCTGACTGATAGTATTTTGTCAGTCCATTTTTTAAAGCATGAAGGACAATATGATTGTTTAGATTATAGCCCTGACGTATTTGGTGATATGATTAAGCGCTATGGTGGGATAGAAAAAGTATATGAAGCCTACTATCGAACGCTTTTATTATCCATAAAGTCCAATCTAGGATCTCATAAGCCTAAGCGTATCGGACATATAACATTGGTGAATAAATTCCAAAAAAAATATCCTTGTCCAGTTAGCTTTAACAAGGAAATCCGAAATATTTTGTTAGAAGTGCAACAAAATAACTACGAGCTCGATTATAACGGAGCTGGAACAGCAAAGCCGTTATGCCTAGAACCTTATCCGCCAACAGCGATAGCTAACCAAGCCATTCAATTAAACATTCCTATGATATATGGATCTGACGCTCATCAAGCGAAGGAACTCCTTCAAGGATATGAGCAATTACTTAGAAGCTAA
- the refZ gene encoding forespore capture DNA-binding protein RefZ, giving the protein MKKNSKDSIVEAAIYLFNTKGFSGTTIRDIAQKANSNVSNISYYFQNKHGLLEYCFLKYFESYIAELESAFLCIDQGAKATLQKMAESIINYHTENMQLTRLILREMSIDSQTVREIMSTYFAKEKYYFKAVIEEGTITGEFRQVSVSFTIVQLKSLLSMPFLNTHYLSEVLHVFPHEPYFTQKYIGEINNWIEGVLTPHHPKELVFESI; this is encoded by the coding sequence ATGAAGAAAAATTCAAAGGATTCCATTGTCGAGGCAGCAATTTATCTTTTTAACACGAAGGGGTTTTCAGGAACAACGATTCGAGATATTGCCCAAAAGGCAAACAGCAACGTCTCTAACATCTCCTACTATTTCCAGAATAAACATGGTCTTCTTGAGTATTGTTTTCTAAAGTATTTTGAATCGTACATTGCAGAGCTTGAATCAGCATTTTTATGTATTGACCAAGGAGCAAAGGCTACACTTCAGAAAATGGCTGAAAGCATTATTAATTACCACACGGAGAACATGCAGCTGACAAGATTAATTTTAAGAGAAATGTCCATTGATTCCCAAACCGTTAGAGAAATAATGAGTACCTACTTTGCAAAGGAAAAGTATTATTTTAAAGCTGTTATTGAGGAAGGAACAATAACAGGAGAGTTCAGACAAGTGTCTGTTTCTTTTACTATTGTCCAACTCAAATCGCTTTTATCCATGCCTTTTTTAAATACCCATTATCTCTCAGAGGTTCTTCATGTTTTTCCTCATGAACCTTATTTTACACAGAAATATATTGGTGAAATCAATAATTGGATTGAAGGAGTTTTAACTCCCCACCATCCAAAGGAATTAGTGTTTGAATCGATTTAG
- a CDS encoding GAF domain-containing protein — MFEVKNYEGTREQNYRLLIKQLKALLEGETNAIANLSNASSLLNQFLSDVNWVGFYLMDEDKELVLGPFQGLPACVRIPLGRGVCGTSAKERKTILVEDVHQFPGHIACDAASQSEIVVPMIKEGQLLGVLDIDSPSKNRFDTLDQKMLELFVEELIKHL, encoded by the coding sequence ATGTTTGAGGTAAAGAATTACGAAGGAACGAGAGAGCAAAATTATCGTCTATTAATAAAACAACTGAAGGCGCTTCTAGAAGGCGAAACGAATGCCATTGCCAATTTAAGTAATGCATCTTCTCTATTAAATCAATTTTTGTCTGACGTGAACTGGGTTGGTTTTTACTTAATGGATGAGGACAAAGAATTAGTACTAGGACCATTCCAAGGCCTGCCAGCATGTGTAAGAATTCCTCTTGGTAGAGGTGTATGCGGAACTAGTGCAAAAGAAAGAAAGACGATTTTAGTTGAGGATGTTCATCAATTTCCTGGTCATATAGCATGTGATGCAGCTTCCCAATCAGAAATTGTTGTTCCTATGATAAAAGAAGGACAACTTCTGGGAGTTCTAGATATAGATTCCCCTAGCAAAAACCGCTTCGACACACTAGATCAAAAAATGCTTGAGCTATTTGTTGAAGAATTAATTAAACACTTATAA